TGGTGCGCTCGTGGCGCTGCGGCGGATAGCCAGCCTCGTCGAGGAGCCGGTCCAGACTCTCGTCATCCAGGGTGGTGGTGACCGCCAGGAGCTTCTCGTCAGGCATGCCGGTGACCTCGGCCTGGGGATCTTCGGTGTGGATGGCCCGGCGCATCTTCGCCACGCAGCCCTGGCAGTTCATGGCGGGAATGCGGCGAGAGTGCTGGAAGTGTGCGTTCATGACGCCTCCTCCTCCGGTTCCCGGCCGCGAGCGTCCCGGGGGGAAGGCAGCGGTTCCGGAAAGCTCTCGATCAATCGGCACAGGCTGTGGCCATCCGGGGTGCCGTCGGGCATCTCGGCCCAGGCGTCGAGGGCCTGTTCCATGCGGGAGGCGAGGGCCTCGAGTTCCCGGATGCGGGCGCGGATTTCCGGCAATCGGCTGGCCAGCAGGTCACGCACCAGAGGGCAGGGCGAGTCGCCCTGGTCGGCTTGCTCGAGGATCTCGCGGATCTCGGCCACCCCGAACCCCAGGGTGCGGGCCCGCTGGATGAAGCGCAGCCGCTCCAGGTCGGTCTCGTCGTAGAGCTGGTAGCCATTGTCGGGGTTGCGCTCGGGGCGCAGCAGCCCCTCCCGGGTGTAGTGACGTACCGTCTCGGCAGTGACGCCGGTCTGGCGGGCGAGTTCGCTGACTTTCATTGCATGGCCTCTCGGGGCTTGGCAGTGCGCCTCAGTGTAAAACCTTTGGGTAACACATGGGTCAAGCGAAAGCAGGCGTGTGCTGATCGCGGGGGTGTTTCAGACTAACTGCTTGAAAAGGTGGAATATCGAACGATCGTACGACTAAAGTATTAGCATTTTTAAGATTAAAACGAACGTTTGGTCTTGATCCTGCCGGCAGGATTCGCAAACACTGAACCCACCTGACCGCCCTGCGGCAAGAACGACAACAATCCTCCACCAGGAAAGGGATGCCTCGCCATATGCCTAACAAGTTCAACAAGCTGACCGTTGCCATCGCCCTCGCCTCCGGGTCCCTGGCCGCCAGCCAGGCGGCCGCCTCCGGCTTCCAGGTCCGGGAGCAGAGCGCCAAGACCCTCGCCAATGCCCTGTCCAACGCCACCGCCGGCGCGGAGGACGTGAGCTTCATGGCCTACAATCCGGCCGCCATCGGCAATATCGATGGCAACCAGGTGGCCGGCGGCCTCGCCTTCATCGATGCCACCTTCGAGCTGCACGATGCCCAGGCCAGCAGTGCCAACGGCTTCATCGATTACGATCGTGGCGGTTCGCGGGAGGGCGGGGAGACTGCCTGGGTGCCGAGCTTCGCCGCCAAGACCCAATTGAACGACCAGTGGGACCTGGGGCTGGCGATCTACTCGCCCTACGGCCTCTCCACCAAGTACGACGAGGACTGGATCGGTCGCTACCACGCCATCGAGACCGAGCTGAAGACGATCGATATCCAGCCGACGCTGAACTACCGGGCCACCGAGCGCCTGAACCTGGCGGTCGGCCTGCGGGCCCAATACGCCGATGCGACCCTGTCGAATGCCATCGACTTCGGTTCGGCCGCCGCCATGATGGGCAATCCCCTGGCCACGCCCGGGCAGAACGATGTCATCGGTGAGCTGACGGGGGACGACTGGGGATACGGCTATACCCTGGGGGCCCTGTTCCAGGCCACGGAGCGGACCCGCTTCGGTGTCAGCTATCGCTCCGAGGTCGACCTGACGCTCGAAGGCGATCTTGACGTCGATGGCACCGACCCCCTCTCCGAGGGTGCCATCGATGCCGGCCTGGTCTCCGATACCGGCGGCTCCGCCGACCTGACCACCCCGGCCAACCTGAGCCTGGGTGTCCAC
The Halomonas sp. M4R1S46 DNA segment above includes these coding regions:
- a CDS encoding MerR family transcriptional regulator, whose protein sequence is MKVSELARQTGVTAETVRHYTREGLLRPERNPDNGYQLYDETDLERLRFIQRARTLGFGVAEIREILEQADQGDSPCPLVRDLLASRLPEIRARIRELEALASRMEQALDAWAEMPDGTPDGHSLCRLIESFPEPLPSPRDARGREPEEEAS
- a CDS encoding OmpP1/FadL family transporter; its protein translation is MPNKFNKLTVAIALASGSLAASQAAASGFQVREQSAKTLANALSNATAGAEDVSFMAYNPAAIGNIDGNQVAGGLAFIDATFELHDAQASSANGFIDYDRGGSREGGETAWVPSFAAKTQLNDQWDLGLAIYSPYGLSTKYDEDWIGRYHAIETELKTIDIQPTLNYRATERLNLAVGLRAQYADATLSNAIDFGSAAAMMGNPLATPGQNDVIGELTGDDWGYGYTLGALFQATERTRFGVSYRSEVDLTLEGDLDVDGTDPLSEGAIDAGLVSDTGGSADLTTPANLSLGVHHQLTDRLALMANAEWTEWSSFDELLVEFDDGSESRTTENWDDTWAFSVGANYSLNRQWMLRAGLGVDETPVPSAEFRTPRVPDADRRWASLGATWMATPDLGVTAGYLHVFGDDADIDQDGSKEENATRGNLSGTYEVAADVFALSVDYRF